A part of Bacillota bacterium genomic DNA contains:
- a CDS encoding GHKL domain-containing protein, translated as MQKNGRVLIISTMLLEALFIVLINQEIYHSQAVDDLKAVLPFVNLIILIFSGLTVFSIKGLEENAKKEMELNLLKAHILQVEDLMNTLQTRQHDHSRHIQTIQSMLYLDEKDKATEYIEGIAERYRHTEKIVHVGHPALTALLNSKQIVAEAKNIQFAFAVKCDIVNIDVSPWDLCSILGNLLDNALEATLQDQIDRRVAVEIKYEDTNYVLYVYNTGPKITARAMRQLYTPGYTTKNSAACGYGLYLVKKIVDKYGGKIDVISRERTTFIVYLPDRGKVKDVQSTCAKNCYNHGSTITG; from the coding sequence TTGCAGAAAAATGGTAGGGTGCTAATTATTTCCACTATGCTCTTGGAGGCTTTATTTATTGTACTTATAAATCAAGAAATATATCATTCACAGGCTGTCGATGACTTAAAGGCTGTTCTACCATTTGTAAATTTAATAATTTTAATTTTCAGTGGTCTGACTGTTTTTTCGATCAAGGGGCTTGAAGAGAATGCCAAGAAAGAAATGGAATTAAATCTTCTAAAAGCACATATCCTGCAGGTTGAAGATTTGATGAATACTTTACAAACCCGACAACACGATCACAGCAGACATATCCAAACAATACAGTCTATGTTGTACTTAGATGAAAAGGATAAAGCCACAGAATACATCGAAGGTATAGCAGAGAGATATAGGCATACAGAAAAAATAGTTCATGTTGGCCATCCTGCCCTTACGGCACTGTTAAACAGTAAACAAATAGTAGCTGAGGCCAAGAACATTCAATTTGCTTTTGCGGTCAAATGCGATATTGTCAATATAGATGTATCCCCCTGGGATTTATGCAGCATTTTGGGCAACCTTTTGGATAATGCTTTGGAAGCCACTCTCCAAGATCAAATTGACCGTCGAGTAGCTGTGGAAATAAAATATGAAGATACTAATTATGTCTTATATGTTTATAATACCGGGCCTAAAATTACAGCAAGAGCAATGCGGCAGTTGTATACCCCAGGTTATACTACCAAGAACTCCGCAGCTTGTGGCTACGGCTTGTACCTGGTCAAAAAAATAGTGGACAAGTACGGAGGAAAAATTGATGTCATATCAAGGGAAAGGACAACATTTATTGTATATCTTCCGGACAGGGGTAAAGTAAAAGATGTTCAAAGTACTTGCGCGAAAAATTGCTATAACCATGGGAGTACAATTACAGGTTAA
- a CDS encoding cyclic lactone autoinducer peptide, with protein sequence MFRKLAAITVSALASMLVFVAYTGVSANCWFTTYEPDIPESLKHGD encoded by the coding sequence ATGTTTAGGAAGTTGGCAGCGATAACAGTCAGTGCCCTGGCTTCAATGTTAGTATTTGTTGCCTATACTGGGGTAAGCGCAAATTGCTGGTTTACCACTTATGAACCCGACATCCCGGAGAGCTTAAAACACGGGGACTGA
- a CDS encoding response regulator transcription factor gives MVNILLLEDEYYTRRFLKKLVSENNFVNRVIDTPCGKEAINLAKKHNPSIALLDIELAPEEELNGIQVAKTIYGFNPETYFVFITGYAQYAIESFAVHPYDYILKPVKKDKVDEIISSLAGKVKKRMMLGAVPKKNDQGQK, from the coding sequence ATGGTAAACATTTTACTTTTGGAAGATGAATACTATACCAGAAGATTTCTCAAAAAGCTGGTGTCTGAAAATAATTTCGTGAATAGGGTAATTGATACCCCATGTGGTAAAGAAGCAATTAATCTGGCCAAGAAACATAATCCAAGCATTGCACTATTGGATATAGAACTAGCCCCGGAAGAAGAGTTGAACGGCATACAAGTGGCAAAAACCATATATGGCTTTAATCCAGAGACATACTTTGTTTTTATAACCGGGTATGCTCAATATGCAATTGAATCTTTCGCCGTCCACCCGTATGATTACATTCTCAAACCAGTGAAAAAAGATAAAGTCGACGAAATCATAAGTAGCCTTGCAGGTAAGGTTAAAAAAAGAATGATGCTGGGAGCAGTCCCGAAAAAAAATGATCAAGGTCAAAAATAA
- a CDS encoding LytTR family transcriptional regulator, with translation MIKVKNKLNETVMISADNILFIEKQKKISLVYTSNRIGKTYKTLYELEAKLGDNFLRVHNSFIVNLDKIRRIREVSRRSYEINFDGYDKAALMSRYKFEEHKHRFPLL, from the coding sequence ATGATCAAGGTCAAAAATAAATTAAATGAGACAGTCATGATATCTGCAGATAACATTCTATTTATTGAGAAGCAAAAGAAAATAAGTTTAGTCTATACTAGTAACAGAATTGGAAAAACATATAAAACCTTGTACGAATTAGAAGCCAAGTTAGGGGATAATTTTCTTAGAGTTCATAATTCGTTTATAGTAAACTTGGATAAAATTAGAAGAATCAGAGAGGTTAGTAGGCGGTCGTATGAGATCAACTTTGACGGATATGACAAGGCTGCTTTAATGAGTCGGTATAAATTTGAAGAACATAAGCACAGATTTCCCCTTTTGTAG
- a CDS encoding peptidase M56 BlaR1 — translation MWLKSLAGRILVICVTLVGGFAVGMLSFGPAIANTLPNQSQELSYPKNENGQTYGSDFKATSIGTEPDLILAEGVDGTKGYVRSIDLNGPEPKTPKEALAMQRKAESIRVINLYDVDGKTVIGKFEIVKGKVTKFANKEEMSKFIERN, via the coding sequence ATGTGGCTTAAATCGCTTGCAGGACGAATATTAGTCATCTGTGTTACCCTTGTTGGTGGTTTCGCAGTGGGAATGCTTAGTTTTGGCCCTGCAATAGCTAACACTTTACCTAACCAAAGCCAAGAACTCAGCTATCCGAAAAACGAGAATGGCCAGACATATGGCTCTGATTTTAAAGCTACTTCTATAGGAACCGAGCCGGATTTGATTCTTGCAGAAGGCGTGGATGGTACTAAAGGTTACGTTCGTTCTATAGATTTGAACGGGCCGGAACCTAAGACGCCGAAAGAGGCTTTGGCCATGCAGCGTAAAGCCGAAAGCATTAGAGTAATCAATTTGTATGACGTTGATGGTAAAACCGTTATTGGAAAATTCGAAATTGTAAAAGGAAAGGTAACAAAATTTGCTAATAAAGAAGAAATGAGCAAATTTATCGAAAGGAACTAG